One Deinococcus aquaedulcis genomic window carries:
- a CDS encoding ABC transporter ATP-binding protein has protein sequence MSGNILEVAGVTKVFGGLTAVNDVTMNVPERSIVSVIGPNGAGKTTFFNMVTGIYQPTRGSIQLAGENLVGLQPDQVTAAGIARTFQNIRLFSTMTSEENIMVGRHSRLKSGFVDAVLRTKKFHASEQEARDAARVMLDFVGLGKWRKELATNLPYGDQRKLEIARALATTPKLILLDEPAAGMNPRETEDLKALIRRIRDELGVTVCLIEHDMRLVMTLSEHITVLDYGTKIAEGLPHQVRNDPRVMEAYLGRGAAAGEYGKEERPHA, from the coding sequence GTGAGCGGCAATATTCTGGAAGTCGCAGGGGTTACCAAGGTCTTCGGCGGCCTGACAGCCGTGAACGACGTGACCATGAACGTGCCCGAACGCAGCATCGTGAGCGTGATCGGGCCCAACGGGGCAGGCAAGACCACCTTCTTTAACATGGTCACCGGCATCTACCAGCCCACCCGGGGCAGCATCCAGCTGGCCGGCGAGAATCTGGTGGGGCTGCAGCCGGATCAGGTCACAGCGGCGGGCATTGCGCGCACCTTTCAGAACATCCGCCTGTTTTCCACCATGACCAGCGAGGAAAACATCATGGTGGGGCGCCACTCGCGCCTGAAAAGCGGCTTTGTAGACGCGGTGCTGCGCACCAAGAAGTTCCACGCCTCCGAGCAGGAAGCCAGGGACGCCGCGCGCGTGATGCTGGACTTCGTGGGCCTGGGCAAGTGGCGCAAGGAACTGGCCACCAACCTCCCCTACGGCGATCAGCGCAAGCTCGAAATTGCCCGCGCGCTGGCCACCACGCCCAAGCTGATCCTGCTGGATGAGCCGGCGGCCGGCATGAACCCACGCGAAACCGAGGACCTGAAGGCCCTGATCCGGCGCATCCGCGACGAACTGGGCGTGACGGTCTGCCTGATTGAACACGACATGCGGCTGGTGATGACCCTGTCCGAGCACATCACCGTGCTGGACTACGGCACCAAGATTGCCGAGGGGCTGCCCCACCAGGTGCGCAACGACCCCCGCGTGATGGAAGCGTATCTGGGCCGGGGCGCCGCTGCCGGCGAATACGGGAAGGAAGAGCGTCCCCATGCCTGA
- a CDS encoding branched-chain amino acid ABC transporter permease, producing the protein MTAARKPARASQAEQSVLLLLFFLITSAALLVSHNSDLIQQMGQLGAVLKNPIVEAVLVSLFLANILFAYLWRAHPVVKAVVALGSLLFVLPLAGRADTSLLDLSIQVMIFAALALGLNIVVGLAGLLDLGYIAFFAVGAYTWSIFASPRFSEILGYFGENPGANAMGTLALGAVSLVGGLGGYLALQKRRAEQVRPGAAWTVALGMIVALVAWFFLGRSVFTLGEQPWSLVALAALLLISGAVLVGQALAQARGRDVRGVLLSFSRVITALLGVAGVFLVTRAALVMMSGQAEGLSGGINPAFFWLFLALSIFTAAVVGVLIGLPVLKLKGDYLAIITLGLGEVIRVLALNLDLYSAGSQGITPVGSASVPGFNALAGALGFEESQYNLLFLYLLVLVVIVLIMLVNTRLDKSRIGRAWIAIRDDEVAAQAMGVPLLQTKLIAFATGASFAGVMGMIFAAKQTFISPESFVLNESIMVLAMVILGGMGSIPGVVLGAAVVALLRFRVLPGLGEASANVEWIPQQVNPSQLQKLIFGAILVAMMLLRPEGLLPSRRRQLELHHDDNQEDDSGHGNAGALGKGNAGDVYSPGLAPIKENDRSGGAK; encoded by the coding sequence ATGACCGCCGCGAGAAAGCCGGCGCGGGCGTCACAGGCCGAGCAATCGGTGCTGCTGCTGCTGTTTTTCCTGATCACCAGCGCCGCACTGCTGGTGTCGCACAACAGTGATCTGATCCAGCAGATGGGCCAGCTGGGCGCGGTCCTGAAAAACCCCATTGTCGAAGCGGTGCTGGTCAGCCTCTTCCTGGCCAACATCCTGTTTGCCTATCTCTGGCGGGCGCACCCCGTCGTCAAGGCCGTTGTGGCGCTGGGCAGTCTGCTGTTCGTACTCCCGCTGGCAGGCCGCGCGGACACCAGCCTGCTGGACCTGAGCATTCAGGTCATGATCTTCGCCGCGTTGGCCCTGGGCCTGAACATCGTGGTGGGTTTGGCGGGCCTGCTGGACCTGGGCTACATCGCTTTCTTTGCGGTGGGGGCCTACACATGGTCTATCTTTGCCAGCCCGCGCTTCTCGGAAATTCTGGGCTACTTCGGGGAAAACCCGGGGGCCAACGCCATGGGCACCCTGGCGCTGGGCGCCGTGTCGCTGGTGGGCGGCCTGGGGGGCTACCTTGCCCTGCAGAAACGCCGCGCCGAACAGGTCCGCCCTGGCGCTGCCTGGACCGTGGCCCTGGGCATGATCGTGGCCCTGGTGGCGTGGTTCTTCCTGGGCCGCAGTGTCTTTACCCTGGGCGAGCAGCCCTGGAGCCTGGTGGCCCTGGCCGCACTGCTGCTCATCAGCGGCGCTGTGCTGGTGGGTCAGGCCCTGGCGCAGGCACGCGGACGCGACGTGCGCGGCGTCCTGCTGAGCTTTAGCCGCGTGATCACGGCCCTGCTGGGCGTCGCCGGTGTATTTCTGGTCACCCGCGCTGCTCTGGTGATGATGTCGGGCCAGGCCGAAGGGCTCTCGGGCGGCATCAACCCGGCCTTCTTCTGGCTGTTCCTGGCGCTGTCCATCTTCACGGCTGCCGTGGTGGGCGTGCTGATCGGCCTGCCGGTGCTGAAACTCAAGGGCGACTATCTGGCCATCATTACCCTGGGCCTGGGCGAAGTGATTCGCGTGCTGGCGCTGAACCTGGACCTGTACTCGGCCGGCTCACAGGGGATTACCCCCGTGGGTAGCGCTTCAGTGCCCGGCTTTAACGCCCTGGCCGGCGCCCTGGGCTTCGAGGAATCGCAGTACAACCTGCTGTTCCTGTACCTGCTGGTGCTGGTGGTGATCGTGCTGATCATGCTGGTCAACACGCGCCTGGACAAGAGCCGCATTGGCCGCGCCTGGATTGCCATTCGCGACGATGAAGTGGCCGCGCAGGCCATGGGCGTGCCGCTGCTGCAGACCAAGCTGATCGCCTTTGCCACGGGCGCCTCGTTCGCCGGGGTCATGGGCATGATCTTCGCCGCCAAGCAGACCTTTATCAGCCCGGAAAGCTTTGTGCTCAACGAAAGCATCATGGTGCTGGCGATGGTGATTCTAGGCGGCATGGGCTCGATTCCTGGTGTGGTCCTGGGGGCCGCCGTGGTGGCGCTGCTGCGCTTCCGCGTGCTGCCGGGCCTGGGCGAAGCCAGCGCCAACGTGGAGTGGATTCCCCAGCAGGTGAACCCCAGCCAGCTGCAGAAGCTGATTTTCGGCGCCATCCTGGTGGCCATGATGCTGCTGCGCCCCGAAGGGCTGCTGCCCAGCAGACGGCGCCAGCTGGAACTGCACCACGACGACAATCAGGAAGACGACAGCGGGCACGGCAATGCCGGCGCGCTGGGCAAGGGCAACGCCGGCGACGTGTACAGCCCCGGTCTGGCGCCCATCAAGGAAAATGACCGCAGCGGAGGCGCGAAGTGA
- a CDS encoding branched-chain amino acid ABC transporter permease has translation MDFATLSPFLVEVIVGGLVLGFVYAIIALGYTMVYGVLQLINFAHSEVFVTGAVVGFEVFRVLAGVNMNGYLKLLIALLAAMVIAGALNVLIERLAYRPLRNAPKLVPLITAIGVSLILQDVLRIIEGFQGRFDLTYTLPQGFAGPFCGPESSCAGVGSFLNTIGVRVKVTDIIVIVVSLVSLAALNYLVNRTRMGKAIRAVAQDRVTAGLMGIDANRMISATFLIGGALGGISGVLFGMKFGTVNAYSGFDPGIIAFTAAVLGGIGSIPGAVLGGLTLGVIQNLIGAMSVLGGVTGIANLEAVDASYQRIGAFIVLVLILIFKPTGLLGKSNVEKV, from the coding sequence TTGGATTTCGCCACTTTGTCGCCGTTCCTGGTGGAGGTGATTGTGGGCGGGCTCGTGCTGGGCTTCGTCTACGCGATCATCGCGCTGGGCTACACCATGGTGTATGGCGTGCTGCAGCTGATCAACTTTGCGCACAGCGAAGTGTTCGTGACCGGCGCCGTGGTGGGCTTTGAGGTTTTCCGTGTGCTGGCTGGCGTGAACATGAACGGCTACCTGAAGCTGCTGATCGCGCTGCTGGCCGCCATGGTGATCGCCGGCGCCCTGAACGTCTTGATTGAGCGCCTCGCTTACCGCCCGCTGCGCAACGCGCCCAAGCTGGTGCCGCTGATTACGGCCATTGGGGTGTCGCTGATTCTGCAGGACGTGCTGCGCATCATCGAAGGCTTCCAGGGCCGCTTTGACCTGACCTACACCCTGCCCCAAGGCTTTGCTGGCCCCTTCTGCGGTCCCGAAAGCTCCTGCGCGGGCGTGGGCAGCTTCCTGAATACCATTGGCGTGCGGGTCAAGGTGACCGACATCATCGTGATTGTGGTGTCGCTGGTCAGCCTCGCGGCCCTGAACTATCTGGTGAACCGCACCCGCATGGGCAAGGCCATCCGCGCCGTGGCCCAGGACCGCGTGACGGCCGGCCTGATGGGCATTGACGCCAACCGCATGATCAGCGCCACCTTCCTCATCGGCGGGGCGCTGGGCGGCATCAGCGGCGTGCTGTTCGGCATGAAGTTCGGCACCGTGAACGCCTACAGCGGCTTTGACCCGGGCATCATCGCCTTTACGGCGGCCGTGCTGGGCGGCATCGGCTCGATTCCGGGCGCGGTACTGGGCGGCCTGACCCTGGGCGTCATTCAGAACCTCATCGGTGCCATGAGCGTGCTGGGCGGGGTGACGGGCATCGCCAACCTGGAAGCGGTAGACGCCTCGTACCAGCGGATTGGGGCCTTTATCGTGCTGGTGCTCATTCTGATCTTTAAGCCCACCGGCCTGCTCGGCAAGAGCAACGTGGAGAAAGTATGA
- a CDS encoding branched-chain amino acid ABC transporter substrate-binding protein, translating into MKKTAFTLTVLAALALGTASAQTTIKIASLSPLSGGQSDLGSQIRNGAQLAVNEYKAAFKKLGFDLVLVPYDDQADPATGTSAANKIAADRQILAVVGTLNSGVAIPASAVLVKSRVAMVSPANTANGVTDRGLSNMNRIVARDDAQGPAGANFISGNLKAKKVYVLNDKTAYGEGLAKEVEKALKAKGVSVVANEGTEEKSDFSTIISKIRLQRPDAIYFGGIYNQVGVFIKQLREAGIATPVVGGDGLDSGELPVIVGQANANNIYFTTVAAPISALPASKVFAANYKKTFNDDAQGFGAFGYDAAKVVVQGVLNAVRANGNKLPSRAQVESAIRKGNYTGLLSGNVSFNSAGDRKAATLYVMNVTNGQFKLSTSIPVKPAKQ; encoded by the coding sequence ATGAAGAAGACCGCGTTTACGCTGACCGTCCTGGCCGCCCTGGCGCTGGGCACCGCCTCCGCCCAGACCACCATCAAGATCGCCAGCCTCAGCCCGCTGTCCGGCGGCCAGAGCGACCTGGGTTCCCAGATCCGCAACGGCGCCCAGCTCGCCGTCAACGAGTACAAGGCCGCGTTCAAAAAGCTCGGCTTCGACCTCGTCCTGGTCCCCTACGACGACCAGGCCGACCCCGCCACCGGCACCTCCGCCGCCAACAAGATCGCCGCTGACCGCCAGATTCTGGCTGTGGTGGGCACCCTGAACAGCGGCGTGGCCATCCCCGCCAGCGCCGTGCTGGTCAAGAGCCGCGTGGCGATGGTCTCGCCCGCCAACACCGCCAACGGCGTGACCGACCGTGGCCTGAGCAACATGAACCGCATCGTGGCCCGCGACGACGCCCAGGGCCCCGCTGGCGCCAACTTCATCTCGGGCAACCTGAAGGCCAAGAAGGTCTACGTCCTCAACGACAAAACCGCTTACGGCGAAGGTCTGGCCAAGGAAGTGGAAAAGGCGCTGAAGGCCAAGGGCGTTAGCGTGGTGGCAAACGAAGGGACGGAAGAGAAGAGCGACTTCTCGACCATCATCTCGAAGATCCGTCTGCAGCGGCCCGACGCGATCTACTTCGGCGGCATCTACAACCAGGTGGGCGTGTTCATCAAGCAGCTGCGTGAAGCCGGCATCGCCACCCCCGTGGTGGGCGGCGACGGTCTGGACAGCGGCGAACTGCCCGTCATCGTCGGTCAGGCCAACGCCAACAACATCTACTTCACCACTGTGGCTGCCCCCATCAGCGCGCTGCCCGCCTCCAAGGTGTTCGCGGCCAACTACAAGAAGACCTTCAACGACGACGCCCAGGGTTTCGGCGCGTTCGGGTATGACGCGGCGAAGGTCGTGGTGCAGGGCGTGCTGAATGCGGTGCGGGCCAACGGCAACAAGCTGCCCAGCCGCGCGCAGGTGGAAAGCGCCATTCGCAAGGGCAACTACACCGGCCTGCTCTCCGGCAACGTCAGCTTCAACTCGGCTGGTGACCGCAAGGCCGCCACCCTGTACGTGATGAACGTGACGAACGGCCAGTTCAAGCTCAGCACCAGCATTCCCGTCAAGCCCGCCAAGCAGTAA
- the glnA gene encoding type I glutamate--ammonia ligase, with product MTPRPATPTREQILTELQDAEVKFLRLQFTDILGTTKNVEVPKSQFAKALSGDVTFDGSAVEGFTRVEESDMLLRPDLGTFLIYPQFSREEGERGKVARLICDVTLPDGTPFEGDPRQVLQRQMARAAAMGFEMFVGTEPEFFLFERTPDGRGSTVTHDKAGYFDLAPIDKGERIRREITNKLVEMGFEIEAAHHEVAPGQHEIDFRYAPALETADRIATFKFVVKRVALEYGLLASFLPKPMPGVNGSGMHCHLSLFKGGANAFADPDGEYGLSRTALQFIAGLLDHAGGMVAITNPLVNSYKRLVPGFEAPVNVAWSTSNRSALIRIPAKRGHSTRAEMRMPDPSCNPYLALAVMLAAGLDGIEQEMEPPPAIQRNIFKMTVREKRHHRVRELPTDLREAVDELQKDEVMARALGDHVLDHFVAAKRAEWREYSAAVHAWELERYLDLI from the coding sequence ATGACGCCCCGCCCCGCCACCCCCACCCGCGAGCAGATCCTGACCGAGCTTCAGGACGCCGAAGTCAAATTTCTGCGCCTGCAATTCACTGACATTCTGGGCACCACCAAGAACGTGGAGGTCCCCAAATCCCAGTTCGCCAAAGCCCTGAGCGGCGACGTGACCTTTGATGGCAGCGCCGTGGAAGGCTTTACCCGCGTGGAAGAGTCCGACATGCTGCTGCGCCCGGACCTGGGTACCTTTCTGATCTATCCGCAGTTTTCCCGCGAGGAAGGCGAGCGCGGCAAGGTGGCCCGCCTGATTTGCGACGTGACCCTGCCCGACGGCACCCCCTTTGAGGGCGACCCCCGGCAGGTGCTGCAGCGCCAGATGGCCCGCGCGGCGGCAATGGGCTTCGAGATGTTCGTGGGCACCGAGCCCGAGTTCTTTCTGTTCGAGCGCACCCCCGATGGCCGGGGCAGCACCGTCACCCACGACAAGGCCGGCTACTTTGATCTGGCGCCCATTGACAAGGGCGAGCGCATTCGCCGCGAGATCACCAACAAGCTCGTCGAGATGGGCTTTGAAATCGAAGCCGCCCACCACGAGGTCGCGCCCGGCCAGCACGAGATTGACTTCCGCTACGCCCCGGCGCTGGAGACCGCCGACCGCATCGCCACCTTCAAGTTTGTGGTCAAGCGGGTGGCGCTGGAATACGGCCTGCTAGCCAGCTTTCTACCCAAGCCGATGCCGGGCGTGAACGGCTCGGGGATGCACTGCCACCTGAGCCTCTTCAAAGGCGGCGCCAACGCCTTTGCCGACCCGGACGGCGAATACGGCCTGTCGCGCACTGCGCTGCAGTTCATCGCCGGGCTGCTGGACCATGCGGGCGGCATGGTGGCGATCACCAACCCGCTGGTCAACAGCTACAAGCGGCTGGTGCCGGGCTTTGAGGCTCCCGTGAACGTGGCCTGGAGCACCAGCAACCGCTCGGCGCTGATCCGCATTCCAGCCAAGCGCGGCCATTCCACCCGCGCGGAGATGCGCATGCCGGACCCCAGCTGCAATCCCTATCTGGCGCTGGCGGTGATGCTGGCCGCCGGCCTGGACGGCATTGAGCAGGAGATGGAGCCGCCCCCCGCCATTCAGCGCAACATCTTCAAGATGACTGTGCGCGAAAAGCGCCACCACCGCGTGCGCGAACTGCCCACCGATCTGCGCGAAGCCGTGGACGAGTTGCAAAAAGACGAGGTGATGGCCCGCGCGCTGGGCGACCATGTGCTGGACCATTTCGTGGCCGCCAAGCGGGCCGAGTGGCGCGAGTACAGCGCAGCGGTCCACGCCTGGGAACTGGAACGGTACCTGGACCTGATCTGA
- a CDS encoding glutamine synthetase III family protein encodes MNHDFDVISAARNWRTDASTSATPHDIVSGVYASDVLTLEGLKTRLSKPTFKSLQATLERGATLDPSIADTVALAMKTWAMEKGATHYTHWFHPLTGSTAEKHDSFVSPDGDGAAIAAFSGKELIQAEPDASSFPSGGLRATFEARGYTAWDASSPAFIMRHANGATLCIPTAFASWTGEALDNKTPLLRSVEALNKAVTPALKLFGASEGTRVSSTLGAEQEYFLIAEEYFYRRPDLVMTGRTLFGAQPPRGQELEDHYFGAIPDRVLSFMTDAETQLYALGIPVKTRHNEVAPGQFEIAPIFEDSNIAADHQQLTMQVLRNTARKYGLVALLHEKPFAGVNGSGKHCNWSMATNKGENLLEPGDTPHENLQFLFFTSAVIKAVDDHQDLLRISVASASNDHRLGANEAPPAILSIFLGSELTEIFDRLESGQGGRGSEAGLLGLGTNVLPPLPRHAGDRNRTSPFAFTGNKFEFRAAGSSQSISFPITVLNTIVADAVSQLAAELEAKLSAGEDLNAAVADIVKATYAKHKRIVFNGDGYSEEWHKEAEHERGLLNLRTTLDAVKHLTDEKNAGLFSKFGVLSDRELAARQEIMYDIYFKTVNIEGETTEYMARTMILPAAVKYLGDLHAAGQGRAVKAIATEVEAAADALYDATQTLSAHNAALGGDEVHEKAHHMRDHVLPAMQDVRTAADRLEKLVAEAHWPLPTYRQMLFVK; translated from the coding sequence ATGAACCATGATTTCGATGTGATCTCGGCGGCCCGCAACTGGCGAACCGACGCCTCGACCAGCGCCACCCCCCACGACATCGTGTCCGGGGTGTACGCCAGCGACGTGCTGACACTGGAAGGGCTGAAAACCCGCCTGAGCAAGCCGACGTTCAAAAGCCTGCAGGCCACCCTGGAGCGCGGCGCCACCCTGGATCCCAGCATTGCCGACACCGTGGCTCTGGCCATGAAGACCTGGGCGATGGAAAAGGGCGCCACGCACTACACCCACTGGTTCCACCCCCTGACCGGGTCTACCGCCGAGAAGCACGATTCCTTTGTGTCGCCGGATGGCGACGGCGCGGCCATTGCGGCCTTCAGCGGCAAGGAACTGATTCAGGCCGAGCCTGACGCCTCGTCTTTCCCCTCGGGCGGCCTGCGCGCCACCTTTGAAGCGCGTGGCTACACCGCGTGGGACGCCTCGTCACCCGCTTTCATCATGCGTCACGCCAACGGCGCGACCCTGTGCATTCCCACGGCCTTTGCGTCCTGGACCGGTGAGGCGCTGGACAACAAGACGCCGCTGCTGCGCTCGGTGGAAGCGCTGAACAAGGCCGTGACCCCCGCCCTGAAACTCTTTGGGGCCAGCGAGGGCACCCGCGTGAGCAGCACCCTGGGCGCCGAGCAGGAATACTTCCTGATTGCCGAGGAATACTTTTACCGCCGCCCCGACCTCGTGATGACCGGGCGCACCCTGTTCGGCGCGCAGCCCCCGCGCGGCCAGGAGCTGGAAGACCACTATTTCGGCGCCATTCCTGACCGCGTGCTGAGCTTTATGACCGACGCCGAAACCCAGCTGTACGCCCTGGGGATTCCGGTCAAGACCCGGCACAACGAGGTGGCCCCCGGGCAGTTTGAAATTGCCCCGATTTTCGAAGACAGCAACATTGCCGCTGACCACCAGCAGCTCACCATGCAGGTGCTGCGCAACACCGCGCGCAAGTACGGCCTCGTGGCCCTGCTGCACGAGAAGCCCTTTGCCGGCGTGAACGGCTCGGGCAAGCACTGCAACTGGAGCATGGCGACCAACAAGGGCGAGAACCTGCTGGAGCCCGGCGACACCCCGCACGAGAACCTGCAGTTCCTGTTCTTCACCTCGGCGGTCATTAAGGCGGTGGACGACCACCAGGACCTGCTGCGCATCAGCGTGGCCAGCGCCAGCAACGACCACCGCCTGGGGGCCAACGAGGCGCCGCCCGCCATTCTGTCCATTTTCCTGGGCAGCGAACTGACCGAGATCTTCGACCGTCTGGAATCCGGTCAGGGTGGGCGCGGCAGCGAGGCCGGGCTGCTGGGCCTGGGCACCAACGTGCTGCCCCCGCTGCCCCGCCACGCCGGGGACCGCAACCGCACCAGCCCCTTTGCCTTTACCGGCAACAAGTTCGAGTTCCGCGCAGCGGGCAGCAGCCAGAGCATCTCCTTCCCCATCACGGTGCTGAACACCATCGTGGCCGACGCCGTGAGCCAGCTGGCTGCCGAACTGGAAGCCAAGCTGAGCGCGGGCGAAGACCTGAACGCGGCCGTGGCCGATATCGTCAAGGCCACCTACGCCAAGCACAAGCGCATCGTGTTTAACGGCGACGGCTACAGCGAGGAATGGCACAAGGAAGCTGAGCACGAGCGCGGCCTGCTGAACCTGCGCACCACGCTGGACGCGGTCAAGCACCTGACCGATGAGAAGAACGCGGGGCTGTTCAGCAAATTTGGTGTCCTGAGTGACCGCGAACTCGCCGCGCGCCAGGAAATCATGTACGACATCTACTTCAAGACGGTGAATATTGAGGGCGAGACCACCGAATACATGGCCCGCACCATGATTCTGCCTGCCGCCGTGAAGTACCTGGGCGACCTGCACGCCGCTGGACAGGGCCGCGCCGTGAAGGCCATCGCCACTGAAGTGGAAGCTGCCGCCGACGCCCTGTACGACGCCACCCAGACCCTCAGTGCGCACAACGCAGCTCTGGGCGGCGACGAGGTGCACGAAAAGGCCCACCACATGCGCGACCATGTGCTGCCCGCCATGCAGGACGTGCGCACGGCCGCTGACCGCCTGGAGAAACTGGTGGCCGAGGCCCACTGGCCCCTGCCCACCTACCGCCAGATGCTGTTTGTGAAGTAA
- a CDS encoding AAC(3) family N-acetyltransferase, protein MLNLLRRPAVTPAELDEGLAALGLDGSQHVIVHASLKSFGTLDGGAKAVVDALAARTATVVAPAFTYSTLLTRPTSVTHARFHRTSRVSRDIGRVPQELVDRPEAQRSFHPTLSFIALGQEAGRITQAQTLQSPYQPIGALYDLDGYALLMGVDFGSNTSVHYGEHLAGMPLLTRYVPLGGQVVPTAFPNCSADFDNLAPQVHLGLRSVQVGSATLRLYRVRRLVDTTVRLLQQDPEALLCTYRSCRCQEVRALVREQGLIPRRHVGLVS, encoded by the coding sequence GTGCTGAACCTGCTGCGCCGACCTGCTGTGACCCCTGCCGAACTGGACGAGGGACTGGCGGCGCTGGGGCTGGATGGCTCGCAGCATGTGATCGTGCATGCCAGCCTGAAATCGTTCGGCACGCTGGACGGCGGGGCCAAGGCGGTGGTGGACGCCCTGGCTGCCCGCACGGCCACGGTGGTGGCCCCAGCCTTTACCTACAGCACGCTGCTCACACGGCCTACCTCGGTCACGCACGCGCGTTTTCACCGGACCTCGCGGGTCAGCCGGGATATTGGGCGGGTGCCGCAGGAACTGGTGGACCGTCCCGAAGCCCAGCGGTCTTTCCACCCTACCCTCAGCTTTATCGCGCTGGGCCAGGAAGCCGGGCGGATTACTCAGGCGCAGACCCTGCAAAGCCCCTACCAGCCCATCGGCGCCCTGTACGACCTGGACGGCTACGCCCTGCTGATGGGCGTGGATTTTGGCAGCAACACCAGCGTGCATTACGGCGAGCATCTGGCCGGGATGCCGCTGCTGACCCGGTATGTGCCGCTGGGCGGGCAGGTGGTGCCCACCGCCTTCCCCAACTGCTCGGCCGATTTCGACAACCTTGCCCCGCAGGTGCACCTGGGCCTGCGCAGCGTGCAGGTGGGCAGCGCCACGCTGCGGCTGTACCGGGTGCGGCGGCTGGTAGACACCACCGTGCGCCTCCTGCAGCAGGACCCGGAAGCCCTGCTGTGCACCTACCGCTCCTGCCGCTGCCAGGAGGTGCGCGCTCTGGTGCGCGAGCAGGGCCTGATCCCGCGCCGCCACGTGGGTCTGGTCAGCTGA
- a CDS encoding NAD(P)/FAD-dependent oxidoreductase, with amino-acid sequence MTDLHADVVVIGAGPAGLHAAFYAAWRGLQVRLLDARGEPGGQLSALYPDKRVYDVPGLPATPAAEVVAGLVRQLDGLPVAWHLHTLAQGLSRVDGSWQVQAQTPAGLGTFTAKAVVLAPGMGALLPREARVPGEHPDVRTDLPDPATLRGRRVLVVGGVPQTTRAALELSEAGALVTLTHRRAGFRGRPAELEALGAAQAGGRLRILAPATLNALSPGAAHLTVNGEAQTVPADTVLVLNGYLPDLSPTLGWPLDWQGEYVPDGPGGTTALAGVFVAGDAAQSGGDFKLISVGLAQAAVAANHAAHHVRPELKVRPGHSSEKRLG; translated from the coding sequence ATGACGGACCTGCACGCAGATGTGGTGGTGATCGGGGCTGGCCCGGCCGGGCTGCACGCAGCGTTCTACGCGGCGTGGCGCGGGCTGCAGGTGCGGCTGCTGGACGCCCGGGGCGAACCCGGCGGCCAGCTGAGTGCCCTGTACCCCGACAAGCGCGTGTACGACGTGCCGGGCCTGCCGGCCACCCCCGCCGCCGAGGTGGTGGCCGGGCTGGTGCGGCAACTGGACGGACTGCCCGTGGCGTGGCACCTGCACACGCTGGCCCAGGGCCTCAGCCGGGTGGACGGGAGCTGGCAGGTGCAGGCCCAGACCCCGGCTGGCCTCGGCACCTTCACGGCCAAGGCGGTGGTTCTGGCCCCCGGTATGGGCGCACTGCTGCCCCGCGAGGCCCGCGTGCCCGGCGAGCACCCCGACGTGCGCACTGACCTGCCCGATCCCGCCACCCTGCGGGGCCGCCGCGTGCTGGTGGTGGGTGGCGTGCCACAGACCACCCGCGCCGCGCTGGAGCTGAGCGAGGCCGGCGCCCTGGTCACCCTGACTCACCGCCGCGCCGGATTCCGGGGCCGGCCGGCCGAGCTGGAAGCTCTGGGGGCCGCGCAGGCCGGGGGCCGCCTGCGGATCCTGGCCCCTGCCACCCTGAATGCCTTGAGTCCAGGCGCCGCGCACCTGACGGTGAATGGCGAGGCCCAGACCGTCCCCGCCGACACGGTGCTGGTTCTGAATGGTTACCTGCCTGACCTCTCCCCCACCCTGGGCTGGCCGCTGGACTGGCAGGGCGAGTATGTCCCCGATGGGCCGGGCGGGACCACCGCGCTGGCGGGCGTGTTCGTGGCTGGGGACGCCGCGCAGTCTGGCGGGGACTTCAAGCTGATTTCCGTGGGACTGGCGCAGGCGGCGGTGGCGGCCAACCACGCAGCCCACCACGTGCGCCCCGAGCTGAAGGTGCGCCCCGGCCACAGCAGCGAAAAACGGCTGGGGTAA